Proteins encoded in a region of the Mucilaginibacter sabulilitoris genome:
- a CDS encoding RNA methyltransferase, producing the protein MRKLKLDELNRASVDEFKTQDKLPVAVVLDNVRSMHNIGSIFRTSDGFAVEQICLCGITAQPPHREIEKTALGATQSVSWTYYETPLQAVEQLRNDGYRIIAVEQAENSTMLNEFTPAENEKYALIFGNEVNGVSDEVMQNIDGCIEIPQFGTKHSFNIVVSAGIVLWDFFAKMTM; encoded by the coding sequence ATGCGTAAACTAAAGTTAGATGAGCTGAACCGGGCCTCGGTTGATGAATTTAAAACACAGGATAAGCTGCCGGTAGCTGTAGTACTTGATAATGTGCGCAGCATGCACAACATCGGTTCTATCTTCCGTACATCAGATGGTTTCGCTGTTGAACAGATCTGTCTTTGCGGTATAACCGCCCAGCCTCCTCATCGCGAAATTGAGAAAACTGCCCTTGGCGCCACCCAATCCGTCAGCTGGACTTATTACGAAACACCTTTACAGGCCGTTGAACAATTACGTAATGATGGTTATCGCATCATAGCCGTCGAACAGGCCGAAAACAGCACAATGCTTAACGAGTTTACCCCTGCCGAAAACGAAAAGTATGCCCTGATATTCGGCAACGAAGTAAATGGCGTAAGTGACGAAGTAATGCAGAACATTGATGGCTGTATCGAAATACCCCAGTTTGGCACCAAGCATTCTTTTAATATTGTAGTATCTGCAGGGATTGTGCTCTGGGATTTTTTCGCCAAAATGACAATGTAG
- a CDS encoding YdeI/OmpD-associated family protein, which translates to MNALAKKLQIKPNSRWLIYNSPAGYPDSLNPLPNGAEVVFNTEGNFNGIQLFVTNSTELATSLQIIAPLLKDDTVFWIIYPKKNSGIPSDLEMMSSWDAPGSYGLRPVAAAAVNEVWTALRFRSIDQTKVSEGRKDVIRTNEYSAFIDVDNKIVTLPDYVKAELEKYPGVLDWFRQLAYSHKKEYVLWILTAKQEKTRQDRLAKMVTMLQNKKKNPTDK; encoded by the coding sequence ATGAATGCTCTTGCCAAAAAACTGCAAATAAAACCAAATTCCCGCTGGTTAATTTATAATTCACCAGCCGGATATCCGGATAGCTTAAACCCTTTGCCCAATGGTGCTGAGGTAGTATTTAATACCGAGGGGAACTTTAATGGCATACAACTATTTGTCACCAACAGTACCGAATTGGCTACCAGTCTTCAAATCATTGCCCCTTTATTAAAGGATGATACAGTTTTCTGGATCATTTATCCGAAAAAAAATTCGGGTATCCCCTCCGATCTGGAAATGATGAGCAGTTGGGACGCTCCCGGCAGTTACGGGCTTCGCCCGGTCGCAGCTGCTGCTGTAAACGAGGTATGGACAGCCCTCCGTTTTCGCTCTATTGATCAAACTAAAGTTTCGGAAGGCCGCAAAGATGTAATCCGGACCAATGAGTACAGCGCTTTTATTGATGTAGATAATAAAATAGTAACCCTACCCGATTATGTTAAAGCTGAACTTGAAAAGTATCCGGGTGTACTCGACTGGTTTCGGCAACTGGCCTACAGCCATAAAAAGGAGTATGTGTTATGGATACTAACCGCCAAACAGGAAAAAACCCGCCAGGATCGTTTAGCTAAGATGGTTACGATGCTACAGAACAAAAAGAAGAATCCGACGGATAAGTAA